The following are from one region of the Candidatus Kinetoplastibacterium crithidii genome:
- the rpsO gene encoding 30S ribosomal protein S15 — translation MAVADINKNEIVSAFCRSDRDTGSPEVQVALLTARINDLTGHFKKHLKDHHSRRGLLKMVSRRRKLLDYLKSRNPNSYKILIDRLNLRK, via the coding sequence ATGGCTGTTGCCGATATAAATAAAAACGAAATAGTTTCTGCATTTTGTCGTTCTGATAGAGACACTGGTTCTCCAGAGGTTCAAGTTGCGCTGTTAACAGCTAGAATTAATGACCTTACTGGTCATTTTAAAAAACATTTAAAGGATCACCATTCTCGTAGAGGTTTACTAAAAATGGTTAGTAGACGCCGCAAACTTTTAGATTATTTGAAAAGTAGAAATCCTAATTCTTATAAGATTTTAATAGATAGATTAAATTTACGTAAGTAA
- the pssA gene encoding CDP-diacylglycerol--serine O-phosphatidyltransferase has protein sequence MGDLENCHRSIYLLPNIFTTASLFAGFYAIVQSMNNNFEISAIAIFVAMILDGVDGRIARFTNTQSSFGEHYDSLSDMVSFGVAPALVIYEWILHEIGRWGWIAAFVYVVGAALRLARFNTNINNIDKVFFQGLPTPAAAALVSGFIWLSVDNEVFINDSYVIVAAFILTMYSGILMVTNIPFYSGKNFSLRKSVPFWVILLMVGIFVFVSSNPPLILFCVFIIYGLSGWIISMHRYYRAYSIRKNRHKN, from the coding sequence ATGGGTGATCTCGAGAATTGTCATCGTAGTATATATCTATTGCCTAATATATTTACTACGGCATCATTATTTGCAGGATTTTATGCAATTGTTCAATCAATGAATAATAATTTTGAGATTTCTGCTATTGCTATTTTTGTTGCAATGATACTCGATGGGGTAGATGGTAGAATAGCTCGTTTTACAAATACTCAATCTTCTTTTGGAGAACATTACGACTCATTGTCAGATATGGTATCCTTTGGTGTAGCACCAGCCTTAGTTATTTATGAATGGATTTTGCATGAAATTGGTCGTTGGGGATGGATTGCTGCTTTTGTTTATGTTGTAGGTGCTGCTTTAAGGTTGGCTAGATTCAATACCAATATAAATAATATTGATAAAGTGTTTTTTCAAGGATTACCTACACCTGCTGCTGCTGCTTTAGTCTCTGGATTTATTTGGTTGTCTGTTGATAATGAAGTATTTATTAATGATTCGTATGTTATTGTAGCCGCTTTTATATTGACGATGTACTCTGGTATTCTAATGGTCACTAATATCCCATTCTATAGTGGAAAAAATTTTTCATTAAGAAAAAGCGTTCCTTTTTGGGTAATTCTGTTGATGGTAGGAATATTCGTGTTTGTTTCTAGTAACCCCCCTTTAATACTTTTTTGTGTATTTATTATATATGGGTTATCTGGGTGGATAATATCTATGCATAGATATTATAGAGCTTATAGTATTAGAAAAAATCGTCATAAAAACTAA
- the ilvC gene encoding ketol-acid reductoisomerase encodes MKVFYDKDCDLSLIKGKTVAIIGYGSQGHAHALNLHESGVKVVVGLRKNGASWNKAVNAGLQVKEVAEAVKAADVVMMLLPDENIANVYNNEVQKNIKSGAVLAFAHGFNVHYGQVVPRNDIDVIMVAPKAPGHTVRGTYRNGGGVPHLVAVYQDKSGFARDIALSYACANGGGRAGIIETSFREETETDLFGEQAVLCGGTVELIKAGFDTLVEAGYAPEMAYFECLHELKLIVDLIYEGGIANMNYSVSNNAEFGEYVTGPRVVTDETRKAMRQCLTDIQTGEYAKNFILEHVAGAPTLTSRRRINADSLIEKVGGQLRSMMPWITANKLVDKSKN; translated from the coding sequence ATGAAAGTTTTTTATGATAAGGATTGTGATTTATCTTTGATTAAAGGTAAAACTGTTGCAATAATTGGTTATGGATCTCAAGGTCATGCACATGCTTTAAATTTGCATGAATCAGGTGTTAAAGTTGTGGTTGGTTTGCGCAAAAATGGAGCTTCTTGGAACAAGGCTGTAAACGCAGGTTTACAAGTTAAAGAAGTTGCTGAAGCTGTAAAAGCTGCTGATGTGGTAATGATGTTATTGCCAGATGAAAATATTGCCAATGTCTATAATAATGAAGTTCAAAAAAATATAAAATCTGGTGCTGTTTTGGCTTTTGCCCATGGGTTTAATGTGCATTATGGTCAGGTAGTTCCACGTAATGATATTGATGTTATTATGGTAGCTCCTAAAGCTCCTGGTCATACAGTAAGAGGTACCTACAGAAATGGTGGTGGTGTTCCTCATCTAGTTGCTGTATATCAAGATAAATCTGGTTTTGCTCGTGATATTGCTTTGTCATATGCATGTGCAAATGGTGGTGGTCGTGCTGGTATCATTGAAACCTCTTTCCGTGAAGAGACAGAAACAGATTTATTTGGAGAACAAGCTGTCTTGTGTGGTGGTACAGTCGAGCTTATTAAAGCAGGTTTTGATACTCTAGTTGAGGCTGGATATGCTCCAGAAATGGCATATTTTGAATGCTTACATGAACTTAAATTAATAGTTGATTTAATTTATGAAGGCGGTATAGCAAACATGAACTATTCTGTTTCTAATAATGCAGAATTTGGTGAATATGTAACAGGTCCTAGAGTTGTTACTGATGAAACACGTAAAGCTATGCGTCAATGCTTGACAGATATACAAACTGGTGAGTATGCAAAGAATTTTATTTTAGAGCATGTTGCTGGTGCCCCTACATTAACTTCTCGTCGTCGTATTAATGCTGATTCTTTAATAGAGAAAGTTGGTGGGCAATTAAGATCAATGATGCCTTGGATTACCGCTAATAAGTTGGTAGATAAATCTAAGAATTAA
- the ilvN gene encoding acetolactate synthase small subunit: MKHVISVLMENEPGALSRVVGLFSARGYNIESLTVAPTEDSTLSRLTVVTIGSDEVIEQITKHLNRLIDVVKVVDSNDGAHIERELLLIKVRAIGKERDEIKRMTDIFRGHIVDVTYKSYTIELTGTQCKIQAFIDGLDRSSILETVRTGISGIGRGERILKI; this comes from the coding sequence ATGAAACATGTGATTTCTGTGTTAATGGAAAATGAGCCAGGTGCCTTGTCTAGAGTGGTTGGTTTATTTTCTGCTCGTGGTTATAATATTGAGTCATTGACAGTTGCTCCTACAGAGGATTCAACTTTGTCTAGGCTTACAGTGGTTACTATTGGTTCTGATGAGGTAATAGAACAAATTACTAAGCATCTTAATAGATTAATAGATGTTGTAAAAGTTGTTGATTCAAATGATGGAGCTCATATTGAAAGGGAGCTTTTACTAATTAAGGTAAGGGCTATAGGTAAAGAGAGGGATGAAATAAAACGTATGACTGATATTTTTCGTGGTCATATTGTTGATGTTACATATAAATCATATACAATTGAACTAACTGGAACACAATGTAAAATACAGGCTTTTATAGATGGGTTAGATCGTAGCTCTATTTTAGAGACTGTTCGTACTGGTATTTCTGGTATAGGTAGAGGAGAAAGGATACTTAAGATTTGA
- the ilvB gene encoding biosynthetic-type acetolactate synthase large subunit: MEMNGADILVHCLAEQGVEHVFGYPGGAVLYIYDAIFKQDKFEHILVRHEQAAVHAADAYSRSSKKIGVCLVTSGPGATNAVTGIANAYMDSIPMVIISGQVSTEAIGEDAFQECDTIGITRPCVKHNFLVRDVKNLAETVRKAFYIAQTGRPGPVLIDIPKNVSAAKHKYVPAKNEVVMRSYSPVVKGHQGQIKKAAQMLLTAERPIIYTGGGVVLSNASDNLRSLLKITGAPCVNTLMGLGSVSFDDSQYLGMPGMHGTYEANFAMQHCDVMLAIGTRFDDRVIGNVKHFSQNARKIIHIDIDPSSISKRVRVDVPIVGDVKDILIDLIDHIEQLKLGGLKQSSLKKWWDQIAIWKEKNCKKYLNSDEVIKPQYVIETLWKVTNGDAYITSDVGQHQMWTAQYYGFKQPRRWINSGGLGTMGVGLPYAMGVQKANPDADIAVITGEASIQMNIQELSTCFQYNLTPKIICLNNRFLGMVRQWQQIDYGSRYSQSYMESLPDFVKLVESYGHVGIRIEKPSDVEPALKESFSKYKKRLVFMDFITDRTENVWPMVKAGRGLTEMLLGSEDL, from the coding sequence ATGGAAATGAATGGTGCAGATATACTTGTACATTGCTTGGCTGAACAAGGCGTAGAACATGTTTTTGGATATCCAGGTGGTGCAGTTCTGTATATATATGATGCAATTTTTAAACAGGATAAATTTGAACATATTCTGGTTAGGCACGAACAAGCAGCAGTTCATGCAGCTGATGCATACTCCAGGTCTTCAAAGAAAATAGGTGTTTGTCTAGTGACTAGCGGCCCAGGTGCAACTAATGCTGTTACTGGTATAGCTAATGCTTATATGGATTCTATCCCTATGGTTATCATAAGTGGGCAAGTTTCTACTGAGGCTATTGGAGAAGATGCTTTTCAAGAATGTGATACCATAGGTATTACTCGTCCATGTGTTAAGCATAATTTTTTGGTTAGAGATGTAAAGAATTTGGCAGAAACTGTTAGGAAGGCTTTTTATATAGCACAGACTGGTCGTCCTGGGCCTGTATTGATAGATATACCAAAAAATGTTTCTGCTGCCAAGCATAAATATGTGCCTGCTAAGAATGAAGTTGTTATGAGGTCTTATTCGCCTGTTGTAAAAGGGCATCAAGGGCAGATAAAGAAAGCGGCTCAAATGCTACTAACTGCTGAGCGTCCGATTATTTATACTGGTGGAGGTGTGGTTTTATCTAATGCGTCAGATAATTTAAGATCTTTATTAAAGATAACAGGAGCTCCTTGTGTAAATACATTAATGGGGTTGGGTTCTGTTTCGTTTGATGATTCACAGTATCTTGGTATGCCAGGAATGCATGGAACTTATGAGGCTAACTTTGCTATGCAACATTGTGATGTTATGCTAGCAATTGGCACTCGTTTTGATGATCGTGTTATTGGAAATGTAAAACATTTTTCTCAAAATGCTAGAAAAATAATACATATAGATATCGATCCATCTTCTATCTCCAAAAGGGTGAGGGTTGATGTTCCAATTGTTGGGGATGTAAAAGATATATTGATTGATTTGATTGACCATATTGAACAATTAAAATTAGGTGGTTTGAAACAGTCGTCACTAAAAAAATGGTGGGATCAAATTGCTATATGGAAAGAGAAGAATTGCAAAAAATATTTAAATTCTGATGAGGTTATAAAACCACAATATGTTATTGAAACTTTATGGAAAGTTACCAATGGTGATGCTTATATAACATCTGATGTTGGTCAACATCAGATGTGGACTGCTCAGTATTATGGTTTCAAACAACCAAGAAGATGGATTAATTCTGGTGGCCTTGGAACTATGGGTGTTGGTTTACCGTATGCAATGGGAGTGCAAAAAGCAAATCCAGACGCCGATATAGCTGTTATTACAGGTGAAGCTTCAATACAAATGAATATTCAAGAATTATCTACATGTTTTCAGTACAATCTAACACCAAAGATTATATGTTTAAATAATCGTTTTCTTGGGATGGTACGTCAATGGCAACAAATTGATTATGGTTCAAGATATTCTCAGTCATATATGGAGTCTTTGCCTGATTTTGTGAAATTAGTAGAATCTTATGGTCATGTAGGTATTCGTATAGAAAAGCCATCTGATGTTGAACCTGCTTTGAAAGAGAGTTTTTCTAAATATAAGAAAAGATTAGTTTTTATGGATTTCATTACAGATCGTACAGAAAATGTATGGCCAATGGTAAAAGCAGGTCGTGGTTTGACTGAAATGTTGCTTGGTTCTGAGGACTTATAG
- the yaaA gene encoding peroxide stress protein YaaA, which yields MLFLLSPSKKIDQNNSKYSFDVEPIFTERVSVLVNELKRKSVDELSSLMKISQKLSELNFDRYLNWENSNNCMASAFFSFSGDVYKFLDPYSLELDDLYWAQDHFIILSGLYGLLRPLDLMKPYRLDMGVKLRLSCGRDLYEFWKNEIASYINRYQQKNNSNIVLNLSSNEYFKVIDSSILNTKVVNCIFQDFVGDHWRVVGVKAKRARGLVARYIISNRVVNLDELKKNTYGGYTYISSESREDCLVFRHKI from the coding sequence GTGTTATTTTTACTTTCTCCATCTAAAAAAATTGATCAAAATAATAGCAAATATTCTTTTGATGTAGAACCTATTTTTACAGAAAGAGTTTCTGTATTAGTAAATGAACTTAAAAGAAAAAGTGTAGATGAATTATCTAGCCTGATGAAGATTAGTCAAAAACTTTCTGAACTAAATTTCGATCGTTATTTGAATTGGGAAAATAGCAATAATTGCATGGCAAGTGCTTTTTTTTCTTTTAGCGGTGATGTTTATAAATTTTTAGATCCATATTCTTTGGAGCTTGATGATCTATATTGGGCACAAGATCATTTTATCATTCTGAGTGGTTTATATGGGTTGCTTAGACCATTAGATTTAATGAAGCCTTATAGGTTAGATATGGGAGTTAAACTTAGATTAAGTTGTGGTAGAGATTTATATGAATTTTGGAAAAACGAAATTGCTTCGTATATCAATAGATATCAACAAAAAAACAATTCTAATATTGTCTTAAACTTATCTTCAAATGAGTATTTTAAGGTTATAGATTCTAGTATTTTGAATACGAAAGTAGTTAATTGTATTTTTCAAGATTTTGTAGGTGATCATTGGAGAGTAGTTGGAGTGAAGGCGAAACGGGCACGTGGTTTAGTAGCTAGATATATTATAAGTAATAGGGTTGTAAATTTAGATGAATTAAAAAAAAATACATATGGTGGCTATACCTATATTTCTTCTGAATCAAGGGAAGATTGTTTGGTTTTCAGACACAAAATATAA
- the serS gene encoding serine--tRNA ligase has product MLDINIIRKEPRKLMDRLSARGYELNISYYEELESSRKKLQKQTEEMQAKRNSLAKKIGFLKSQGLDASDLILESQSIPEDLKDLEQKLAYYQEEINKILFSIPNVPHSSVPTGSDEQDNIEIRQWKSDKRPIDEKFDYKDHVAIGEPLGLDFSTAAKMSGSRFLFMTGGLARLHRALTQFMLDLHITHGYVECYTPYIVNASALFGTGQLPKFKEEMFAINKGSLNYGNNSVDEQYLISTSEITLVGRVSNTILDMNELPIKLTSHTPCFRSEAGSGGRDIKGMIRQHQFDKVELVQIVHPNTSYDALDSVLSDAERVLQLLELPYRVVLLCSGDMGFCSAKTYDLEVWLPSQKNWREISSVSNCEDFQARRMKARFRNDQGMLQYVHTINGSALAVGRTLVAILENYQQKDGSLIIPEALRCYMDGDSILRP; this is encoded by the coding sequence ATGTTAGATATAAATATTATACGTAAAGAACCGCGGAAATTGATGGATAGATTATCTGCTCGTGGTTATGAATTAAACATTTCTTATTATGAAGAATTAGAATCTAGTCGTAAAAAATTGCAGAAACAGACTGAGGAGATGCAAGCAAAGCGTAATTCTTTGGCAAAGAAGATAGGTTTTTTAAAATCACAAGGATTAGATGCAAGTGATTTAATTCTGGAATCCCAATCTATACCTGAAGACTTAAAAGATCTAGAACAAAAACTTGCTTATTACCAGGAAGAAATTAATAAAATATTATTTTCTATTCCGAATGTTCCTCATAGTAGTGTTCCTACTGGCTCTGATGAGCAAGATAATATTGAGATTCGTCAATGGAAGTCTGATAAAAGGCCTATTGATGAAAAATTTGATTATAAAGATCATGTGGCAATAGGTGAGCCTCTTGGTCTTGATTTTTCTACTGCAGCAAAAATGTCTGGTTCTAGATTTTTGTTTATGACTGGTGGTTTAGCTCGTTTGCATAGAGCTTTGACGCAGTTTATGTTAGATTTACATATTACTCATGGTTATGTTGAGTGTTATACCCCTTATATAGTGAATGCTTCTGCTTTGTTTGGTACTGGTCAGTTGCCTAAGTTCAAAGAAGAAATGTTTGCGATTAATAAGGGTTCCTTGAATTATGGCAATAATAGTGTTGATGAGCAGTATTTAATTTCTACTTCTGAAATTACTTTAGTTGGTAGGGTATCTAATACTATATTGGATATGAATGAATTACCTATAAAATTAACCTCTCATACTCCATGTTTTCGTTCTGAAGCAGGAAGTGGTGGTCGTGATATTAAAGGGATGATTAGACAACACCAATTTGATAAGGTTGAATTAGTTCAAATTGTTCATCCTAATACTTCGTATGATGCTTTGGATTCTGTTTTATCTGATGCAGAAAGAGTATTGCAGTTATTAGAATTACCTTATAGGGTGGTTTTATTATGCTCTGGTGATATGGGTTTTTGTTCAGCTAAAACTTATGATTTAGAGGTTTGGTTACCATCTCAGAAAAATTGGCGTGAAATATCTTCTGTTTCTAATTGTGAAGATTTTCAAGCAAGGAGAATGAAAGCTCGTTTTCGCAATGATCAAGGTATGCTTCAGTATGTACATACAATAAATGGATCAGCTCTTGCAGTGGGTAGAACTTTAGTAGCCATTTTGGAGAATTACCAACAGAAAGATGGTAGTTTAATTATACCAGAAGCTCTTCGTTGCTACATGGATGGTGATAGTATTTTAAGGCCATAG
- a CDS encoding replication-associated recombination protein A produces the protein MYFDNSFKNNSHTPLSEIMRPTSLDDFIGQGHLINKDKPLRLSLETKKLYSMVLWGPPGVGKTTLANLIARLSGYNFVSISAVLSGVKEIRNAIDNAKESRDIGINTIIFVDEVHRFNKSQQDIFLPYIEKGVFCFIGATTENPSFELNSALLSRIKVHILNALTYEDLKKILSRTLFFLNKKLVKNTIKFEMEVIEKLIVFADGDARRLISLVETLFDSAVSLGIFDVTHDWFEEIISRDLRLFDKSGDIFYDQISALHKSIRGSNPDAALYWFFCMIDGGVDHYYLIRRLLRIATEDIGLADPRAISLVVDCANTYERLGSPEGELALATAVIYMSCAPKSNAVYKAYKDVSKFSKFHGSQPVPIHLRNASSSLDKKLDYGKLYRYSHDEPEAYSALQDYFPEGLNAIFYKPTDFGLEIKIKQKLEFLRDLDYKQKKENKR, from the coding sequence ATGTATTTTGATAATAGTTTTAAAAATAATAGTCATACTCCTCTTTCAGAAATTATGCGACCTACTAGTTTAGATGATTTTATAGGACAAGGTCATTTAATAAATAAAGATAAGCCTTTAAGATTATCTTTAGAAACTAAAAAACTTTATTCTATGGTATTGTGGGGACCTCCTGGGGTAGGAAAGACTACATTAGCTAATTTAATAGCAAGATTATCTGGATATAATTTTGTATCAATATCTGCTGTTTTGAGTGGAGTTAAAGAAATACGTAATGCCATTGATAATGCTAAAGAATCAAGAGATATTGGAATTAACACTATTATATTTGTTGATGAAGTACATCGTTTTAATAAATCTCAACAAGATATTTTTTTACCATATATAGAAAAAGGAGTGTTTTGTTTCATAGGCGCAACAACAGAAAATCCATCATTTGAGTTGAATTCTGCATTATTATCAAGGATTAAGGTTCATATTTTGAATGCTTTAACATATGAAGACCTGAAAAAAATACTATCGAGGACATTATTTTTTTTAAATAAAAAATTAGTGAAGAATACTATTAAATTTGAGATGGAGGTTATTGAAAAATTAATAGTATTTGCTGATGGAGATGCTAGGAGATTAATTAGCTTAGTAGAAACTTTGTTTGATTCTGCTGTGTCTTTAGGAATATTTGATGTGACACATGATTGGTTTGAGGAAATAATTTCTAGAGATCTTAGATTGTTTGATAAATCTGGTGACATTTTTTATGATCAAATAAGTGCTTTGCATAAATCTATAAGAGGGTCTAATCCTGATGCTGCTTTATATTGGTTTTTTTGTATGATTGATGGAGGAGTTGATCATTATTATTTAATTAGGAGGCTTTTAAGAATTGCAACTGAAGATATAGGATTAGCTGATCCAAGGGCTATAAGTCTAGTTGTTGATTGTGCTAATACTTATGAGCGTTTAGGTTCTCCAGAAGGAGAATTAGCATTAGCAACTGCAGTTATTTACATGTCTTGTGCTCCTAAATCGAATGCTGTTTATAAAGCATATAAGGATGTCAGTAAATTTTCAAAATTTCATGGCAGTCAACCTGTTCCTATTCATTTACGCAATGCTTCAAGTAGTCTTGATAAGAAATTAGATTATGGAAAATTATATAGATATTCTCATGATGAGCCAGAAGCATATTCTGCACTACAAGATTATTTTCCAGAAGGTTTAAATGCTATTTTTTATAAGCCTACTGATTTTGGTTTAGAAATTAAAATAAAACAAAAATTAGAATTTTTGAGAGACTTGGATTATAAACAGAAAAAGGAAAATAAAAGGTAG
- a CDS encoding DNA translocase FtsK 4TM domain-containing protein, whose amino-acid sequence MFRRYKIFNILSQVLDSFRKKISLIKFSTTIYEVCFVSLIIITIWLSISLFTWSSEDHNLLSDSLYFALKNQGGIVGFYFSSFLLKFFGFSSYWFVFLLSYFIINLYRLIYSNLANVEKRKFLLKKDSLKTIIGFIFILAGSLGIESLYVAFFCSYMPITFVDICISGCLLGKLITNYIYFSFGLISTKLFFFALLSIGFSLFFSFSWFLFFCSLGAKFFSLICYIKHRFIHISYWLLKLIKNIKIKKPGKKDKFSINGPTEVIEDEIIRDKESILSANSNSIAYVEEDSREKVNDNNVLESENFIKDYKNNSSYENKYPDLNLLDIPDNSPCYVTDEIIEFTSELIEKKLSDFGVSVKVVHAKAGPVVTRYEIEPNTGVKGSQIVNLSRDLARALSVASIRVVETIPGKNLMGLELPNPKRQSVSLHEILESSLYQNSNSVLTMALGKDIAGNPVIADLAKMPHLLVAGTTGSGKSVGINAMIISLLYKSDASKTRLILIDPKMLEMSVYEGIPHLLTNVVTDMKKASNALRWCVGEMERRYRLMSKLGVRNLYGYNEKIIASFNNGNGIKNPFSISADNPEFLQIMPSIVVVIDELADLMMVVGKKIEELIARLAQKARAAGIHLILATQRPSVDVITGLIKANIPTRIAFQVSSKIDSRTILDQSGAENLLGQGDMLYLPPGVGFPVRVHGAFVSDNEVHRVVEYFKSQGEANYVEGILDGESYENNSDSISSITGIEDNESDPMYDSACDIIIKHKRASISLVQRHLRIGYNRAARLLEQMEKAGMVSKMHSNGNRDILISTDVKDE is encoded by the coding sequence ATGTTTCGACGATATAAAATATTTAATATACTTTCGCAAGTGCTAGATAGCTTTAGAAAAAAAATTTCTTTGATAAAATTTTCCACCACTATATATGAAGTTTGTTTTGTTTCTTTGATTATTATAACTATTTGGTTATCAATAAGCTTGTTTACTTGGAGTTCTGAGGATCATAATTTGCTCTCAGATAGTCTTTATTTTGCTTTGAAGAATCAAGGTGGCATCGTAGGATTTTATTTTTCCAGTTTTTTATTAAAGTTTTTTGGTTTTTCTTCTTATTGGTTCGTATTCTTATTATCTTATTTTATAATTAATTTATATAGATTAATATATTCTAACTTAGCTAATGTTGAAAAAAGAAAATTTTTATTAAAAAAAGATTCTTTAAAAACAATTATTGGTTTTATTTTTATTTTGGCAGGGTCTTTGGGTATTGAGTCATTGTATGTAGCATTTTTTTGTTCATATATGCCTATAACATTTGTTGATATCTGTATTTCTGGTTGTTTATTAGGTAAATTAATAACAAATTATATTTATTTTTCATTCGGCCTAATATCTACAAAATTATTTTTTTTTGCTTTGTTATCAATAGGATTTAGCTTATTTTTTTCTTTTTCTTGGTTTCTTTTTTTTTGTTCCTTAGGAGCAAAATTTTTTAGTTTAATTTGTTATATTAAACATAGATTTATTCACATTTCTTATTGGTTATTAAAACTTATAAAAAATATAAAAATAAAAAAGCCTGGTAAGAAAGATAAATTTTCAATTAATGGGCCAACTGAAGTTATAGAAGATGAAATTATTAGAGATAAAGAAAGCATTTTAAGTGCTAATAGTAATTCAATTGCATATGTTGAAGAAGATTCTAGAGAAAAAGTAAATGATAATAATGTTCTAGAGTCTGAAAACTTTATAAAAGATTATAAGAACAACAGCTCTTATGAAAATAAGTATCCAGATCTTAATTTATTAGATATACCAGATAATAGCCCATGTTATGTCACAGATGAGATAATAGAATTTACTTCTGAATTAATAGAAAAAAAACTTTCTGATTTTGGAGTGTCTGTAAAGGTAGTTCATGCAAAGGCTGGTCCGGTTGTGACAAGGTATGAGATTGAGCCTAATACAGGCGTAAAAGGAAGTCAGATTGTTAATTTGTCGCGTGATTTAGCTCGTGCTCTTAGTGTGGCAAGTATTAGGGTTGTAGAAACAATACCAGGAAAAAATTTGATGGGGTTAGAATTACCTAATCCAAAACGTCAATCTGTTAGTTTACATGAAATTTTAGAATCTTCTTTATATCAAAATAGTAATTCTGTATTAACCATGGCTCTTGGTAAAGATATTGCTGGAAATCCCGTTATAGCAGATTTGGCAAAGATGCCTCATTTGTTAGTTGCAGGTACGACAGGATCAGGAAAGTCAGTTGGTATAAATGCTATGATAATATCTTTGTTATATAAATCTGATGCATCTAAAACTAGATTAATTTTAATAGATCCTAAAATGTTAGAGATGAGTGTGTATGAAGGAATACCTCACTTATTGACTAATGTTGTTACAGATATGAAAAAGGCATCTAATGCTTTAAGATGGTGTGTAGGAGAAATGGAAAGAAGATATCGATTGATGAGTAAATTAGGAGTTCGTAATTTATATGGTTATAATGAAAAAATCATAGCTTCCTTTAATAATGGAAATGGTATAAAAAATCCATTTTCTATCAGTGCTGATAATCCAGAATTTTTGCAGATTATGCCATCGATAGTTGTTGTTATTGATGAACTAGCTGATTTAATGATGGTTGTAGGAAAAAAAATAGAAGAATTAATAGCTCGTTTGGCACAAAAAGCTAGAGCTGCAGGTATACACTTGATTCTTGCTACACAAAGACCTAGCGTTGATGTTATTACAGGATTAATTAAGGCAAATATTCCTACACGCATAGCTTTTCAGGTTTCTTCAAAAATAGATTCACGTACTATTTTAGATCAGTCTGGAGCAGAAAACTTACTTGGTCAAGGAGATATGTTATATCTACCTCCTGGGGTGGGTTTTCCAGTCAGAGTGCATGGTGCTTTTGTTAGTGATAATGAAGTTCATAGGGTAGTTGAATATTTTAAATCACAAGGAGAAGCTAATTATGTTGAAGGAATCCTTGACGGTGAGTCTTACGAGAATAATTCTGATTCTATAAGTAGTATAACTGGTATAGAAGATAATGAATCAGACCCAATGTATGATAGTGCTTGTGATATTATTATAAAACATAAAAGAGCTTCTATATCTTTGGTGCAACGTCATTTAAGAATTGGGTATAATCGTGCAGCAAGACTATTAGAACAAATGGAAAAAGCTGGTATGGTTTCTAAAATGCATTCGAATGGAAACAGAGATATACTAATTTCTACAGATGTTAAGGATGAGTGA